The proteins below come from a single Azospirillum thermophilum genomic window:
- a CDS encoding LysR family transcriptional regulator translates to MAERPLDLDAVQAFLRIAELGSFTRAAEAMRTTQAAVSLKLKRLEDRLGCRLVERTPRHVQLSARGAAFVDQARELLEAHDRALAAVAGARQRLTIGISDHVAGPELPALVARMNAQDPQLLIEIRIASSGDLLPAFDRRELDTVIVRQHLGRCDGEVITEEKFGWFAAPGWQHRAGEPLPLATLAEPCGVRMMAGQLLDRAGVPWMEIFVGGGVAAVVAAVMAGLGVAALAPRMLPFGAVDVGSRLGLPDLPRLPVLLHTRVRDGRGRDALAALSAAYRGAVRG, encoded by the coding sequence ATGGCTGAGCGTCCCCTCGACCTGGATGCCGTCCAGGCCTTCCTGCGGATCGCCGAGCTCGGCAGCTTCACGCGGGCGGCCGAGGCCATGCGGACCACCCAGGCCGCGGTGAGCCTGAAGCTGAAGCGGCTCGAAGACAGGCTCGGCTGCCGGCTGGTGGAGCGCACGCCCCGCCATGTGCAGCTTTCGGCGCGGGGCGCCGCCTTCGTCGATCAGGCCCGCGAGTTGCTGGAGGCCCACGATCGCGCGCTGGCGGCGGTCGCGGGCGCGCGCCAGCGCCTGACCATCGGGATCAGCGACCATGTCGCGGGGCCGGAGCTGCCGGCCCTGGTGGCGCGGATGAACGCCCAGGACCCGCAGCTGCTGATCGAGATCCGGATCGCGTCCTCCGGCGACCTGCTGCCGGCCTTCGACCGGCGCGAACTCGACACGGTGATCGTCCGCCAGCATCTCGGGCGCTGCGACGGCGAGGTCATCACCGAAGAGAAGTTCGGCTGGTTCGCGGCGCCGGGCTGGCAGCACCGCGCGGGCGAACCGCTGCCGCTCGCCACGCTCGCCGAACCCTGCGGGGTGCGCATGATGGCCGGGCAGCTTCTCGACAGGGCGGGCGTGCCCTGGATGGAGATCTTCGTCGGCGGCGGGGTCGCGGCGGTCGTCGCGGCGGTGATGGCCGGGCTCGGCGTCGCCGCCCTGGCGCCGCGGATGCTGCCCTTCGGCGCCGTCGACGTCGGCTCCAGGCTCGGCCTGCCCGATCTGCCGCGCCTGCCGGTCCTGCTGCACACCCGGGTGCGGGACGGCCGCGGCCGCGACGCCCTCGCCGCCCTGTCGGCGGCCTACCGGGGTGCCGTGCGGGGATAG
- a CDS encoding GntP family permease produces the protein MLLVLLLLLSIAFIVLATARLNLHPFLALLITAFGFGILSGMPLADVVKSVNEGFGGTIGSIGIVIIAGTIIGIFLEKSGGAFRLAAGILRITGERNAPLAMSVMGYLVSIPVFCDSGFVILSSLNKAVARRAGISLAATAIALSLGLYATHTMVPPTPGPVAAAGILGADLGLVILWGMAIGAVATAAGWLFAILFAARVPIDPYRPDEDPARDAPQADADAPSAGKALVPIAVPILLIVLRSIAELPAKPFGTGGLVPVLSFLGQPVVALLIGVGLALMLPKRLTREMLSTSGWVGQAVIDAAIIITITGAGGAFGKVLQNSGIAKIIGESLASANLGIWLPFLVAAGIKTAQGSSTVAIITTAGLTAPLLPALGLDSDTAKALVTVAIGAGAMVVSHANDSFFWVVTQFSNMTTRDGYRLQTLGTLVQGTVGALAVWAAAALVL, from the coding sequence ATGCTGCTGGTCCTTCTTCTGCTGCTGTCCATCGCCTTCATCGTGCTCGCCACCGCGCGGCTGAACCTGCACCCCTTCCTGGCGCTCCTCATCACCGCGTTCGGCTTCGGCATCCTGTCCGGCATGCCGCTGGCCGACGTGGTGAAATCGGTGAACGAGGGGTTCGGCGGCACCATCGGGTCGATCGGCATCGTCATCATCGCCGGGACCATCATCGGCATCTTCCTGGAGAAGTCCGGGGGCGCCTTCCGGCTCGCCGCCGGCATCCTGCGCATCACCGGGGAGAGGAACGCGCCGCTGGCCATGTCCGTGATGGGCTACTTGGTCTCCATCCCGGTGTTCTGCGATTCGGGCTTCGTCATCCTGTCGTCGCTGAACAAGGCCGTGGCGCGCAGGGCCGGCATCAGCCTCGCCGCCACCGCCATCGCGCTGTCGCTCGGGCTCTACGCCACCCACACCATGGTGCCGCCGACCCCGGGGCCGGTGGCCGCGGCCGGCATCCTCGGCGCCGACCTCGGGCTCGTCATCCTGTGGGGCATGGCGATCGGCGCCGTCGCTACCGCCGCCGGCTGGCTGTTCGCCATCCTGTTCGCGGCGCGCGTGCCGATCGATCCCTACCGTCCCGACGAGGATCCCGCCCGCGACGCGCCGCAGGCCGATGCGGATGCGCCGTCGGCCGGCAAGGCGCTGGTGCCGATCGCGGTCCCCATCCTGCTGATCGTGCTCCGCTCCATCGCCGAGCTGCCGGCCAAGCCCTTCGGCACCGGCGGCCTCGTGCCCGTCCTGTCCTTCCTCGGGCAGCCCGTCGTGGCGCTTCTGATCGGCGTCGGGCTGGCGCTGATGCTGCCGAAGCGGCTGACGCGGGAGATGCTGTCCACCTCCGGCTGGGTGGGACAGGCCGTGATCGACGCGGCGATCATCATCACGATCACCGGCGCCGGCGGCGCGTTCGGCAAGGTGCTGCAGAACTCCGGCATCGCCAAGATCATCGGCGAGAGCCTGGCGAGCGCCAACCTCGGGATCTGGCTGCCGTTCCTGGTGGCGGCCGGCATCAAGACGGCGCAGGGCAGCAGCACCGTCGCGATCATCACCACCGCCGGCCTGACGGCGCCGCTGCTGCCGGCGCTGGGGCTCGACAGCGACACCGCCAAGGCGCTGGTGACCGTGGCGATCGGCGCCGGGGCGATGGTGGTCTCGCACGCCAACGACAGCTTCTTCTGGGTGGTCACCCAGTTCTCGAACATGACCACGCGCGACGGCTACCGGCTGCAGACGCTGGGAACCCTGGTGCAGGGGACGGTCGGCGCCCTGGCCGTCTGGGCCGCCGCCGCCCTGGTGCTGTAA
- a CDS encoding tautomerase family protein: MPLLHISLRAGKPEAYRQAIFDGVYLALRETFDVPEDDQFMTITEHDPANFRYGASYLGVARSDDLVFIQITANDTRSVEQKKALFRRIADRLGESPGIRREDVFINLVEVARENWSLGLGVAQYA; the protein is encoded by the coding sequence ATGCCGCTCCTTCACATCTCGCTGCGTGCCGGAAAGCCGGAGGCGTACCGGCAGGCCATCTTCGACGGCGTCTATCTTGCGCTGCGGGAAACCTTCGACGTCCCGGAGGACGACCAGTTCATGACGATCACGGAGCATGACCCGGCGAATTTCCGCTACGGCGCGTCCTATCTCGGCGTCGCCAGGAGCGACGACCTGGTGTTCATCCAGATCACGGCGAACGACACCCGCAGCGTCGAGCAGAAGAAGGCGCTGTTCCGGCGCATCGCCGACCGGCTCGGCGAGAGCCCCGGCATCCGGCGGGAGGACGTGTTCATCAACCTCGTCGAGGTCGCCAGGGAGAACTGGTCGCTCGGCCTCGGCGTCGCGCAGTACGCGTGA